The Blastococcus sp. HT6-4 genome window below encodes:
- a CDS encoding tripartite tricarboxylate transporter substrate-binding protein produces MRSASVAVATAVAVGLTGCGSDGGGGGGAGGGADRINRLAVMAPADPGGGWDQTARAIAASLEEEELVGSTRVTNVGGAGGTVGLAELANERSEDFLMVMGLVMVGAVETNQSQATLDDVTPIARLTTEDEIIVVPAGSPFQTVDDLVEAVRAEGRGVSIAGGSAGGTDHIAAGLLFQAADLPIEDLNYVAFSGGGESLAALLGGQVDAGISGVGEYAQQIEAGELRPLAVTGSDPVEGIDAPTLTEAGYDVELTNWRGVVAPPNISDEARERLLAVVAEMQESESWQNELEERGWEDAYLAGDEFEAFLEEERQRVRGVLEDIGLVS; encoded by the coding sequence GTGCGTTCGGCATCCGTCGCGGTCGCGACCGCCGTGGCGGTCGGCCTGACCGGCTGCGGCAGCGACGGCGGCGGCGGGGGTGGCGCCGGGGGAGGCGCCGACCGCATCAACCGGCTCGCGGTCATGGCCCCGGCGGACCCCGGCGGCGGGTGGGACCAGACCGCCCGGGCCATCGCGGCGTCGCTCGAGGAGGAGGAGCTGGTCGGCAGCACCCGCGTGACCAACGTGGGCGGCGCCGGCGGCACCGTCGGCCTCGCGGAGCTCGCCAACGAGCGCAGCGAGGACTTCCTCATGGTGATGGGGCTGGTCATGGTCGGCGCCGTCGAGACCAACCAGTCGCAGGCGACGCTGGACGACGTCACGCCGATCGCCCGGCTCACCACGGAGGACGAGATCATCGTCGTCCCGGCGGGCTCGCCGTTCCAGACGGTCGACGACCTGGTCGAGGCCGTCCGCGCCGAGGGCCGCGGCGTCTCCATCGCCGGTGGCTCGGCCGGCGGCACCGACCACATCGCGGCCGGGCTGCTCTTCCAGGCCGCCGACCTCCCGATCGAGGACCTGAACTACGTGGCGTTCTCCGGCGGCGGCGAGTCGCTGGCCGCGCTGCTGGGCGGCCAGGTCGACGCCGGCATCTCGGGTGTCGGTGAGTACGCCCAGCAGATCGAGGCAGGGGAACTGCGGCCCCTGGCGGTGACCGGGTCCGACCCGGTGGAGGGCATCGACGCACCCACCCTCACCGAGGCCGGCTACGACGTGGAGCTGACCAACTGGCGGGGCGTCGTCGCGCCGCCGAACATCTCGGACGAGGCGCGGGAGCGGCTGCTCGCCGTGGTGGCGGAGATGCAGGAGTCCGAGTCCTGGCAGAACGAGCTCGAGGAGCGCGGCTGGGAGGACGCCTACCTCGCGGGTGACGAGTTCGAGGCCTTCCTCGAGGAGGAGCGCCAGCGCGTCCGTGGCGTGCTGGAGGACATCGGGCTCGTCTCGTGA
- a CDS encoding sensor histidine kinase, producing the protein MRRTMTLGAQLLLLQVGIVLVTLLLAGAVAVHYQQERIRDAYRQQVLTVANSTARLPSVVDAYGTPDPSETLQPLAELIREASAVTFVVITDRSGIRFSHPDPGRVGERVSTDPSSTLAGEVFVGTETGTLGESLRAKVPVRAPDGEVIGAVSVGILESQLAAEFGREAPVLVAWLGGAAMVGALGSVLVVRLLRRRIFGLEPEEIARLLETREAMLHGIREGLVAVDEKGRVVLVNDEASRLLDLPADVAGRPAADVLDSAMLPLVLGHRRVTDELVLSGERLLVANRTPAVVGGRRIAEVLTLRDRTELFDAMRELDGQRNLTNTLRAQAHEFSNQLHVVQGLIELDRPDDAVAFIERLGGGRLLGGAPLTVVADPGVSALLLAKAAVAREQGVRLVLDSGSRLPAELGDDVVTVLGNLVDNAIDATGSGGEVHVLVRQEDDGTVLVQVDDDGPGVAPAERSRVFDVGVTSKGRPDGNHGRGIGLALVARIATRRNGTATVTDSPAGGARVVVRLPRAAEAAPGALVAP; encoded by the coding sequence GTGCGCCGGACCATGACCCTGGGAGCCCAGCTCCTCCTGCTGCAGGTCGGCATCGTGCTGGTGACGCTCCTCCTGGCCGGCGCCGTCGCCGTGCACTACCAGCAGGAGCGGATCCGGGACGCCTACCGCCAGCAGGTGCTCACGGTCGCCAACAGCACCGCCCGGCTGCCCAGCGTGGTCGACGCCTACGGCACCCCCGATCCCAGCGAGACGCTGCAGCCGCTCGCGGAGCTGATCCGCGAGGCCTCGGCGGTGACCTTCGTCGTCATCACCGACCGGTCCGGTATCCGGTTCTCGCACCCCGATCCCGGCCGCGTGGGGGAACGGGTGTCGACCGACCCCAGCTCGACCCTGGCCGGCGAGGTGTTCGTCGGCACCGAGACCGGCACGCTCGGGGAGTCGCTGCGCGCGAAGGTGCCGGTCCGTGCCCCGGACGGCGAGGTGATCGGCGCCGTGTCGGTCGGCATCCTGGAGAGCCAGCTCGCGGCCGAGTTCGGCCGCGAGGCCCCCGTCCTCGTGGCCTGGCTCGGCGGTGCGGCGATGGTCGGCGCACTGGGGTCGGTGCTCGTCGTCCGCCTGCTGCGCCGCCGCATCTTCGGCCTGGAGCCCGAGGAGATCGCCCGGCTGCTGGAGACGCGGGAGGCGATGCTGCACGGCATCCGGGAGGGGCTCGTGGCCGTCGACGAGAAGGGGCGGGTCGTCCTGGTCAACGACGAGGCGTCCCGGCTGCTCGACCTCCCCGCCGACGTCGCCGGCCGGCCGGCCGCCGACGTCCTCGACTCCGCGATGCTCCCGCTCGTCCTCGGCCACCGGCGGGTCACCGACGAGCTCGTCCTCTCCGGCGAGCGCCTGCTCGTCGCCAACCGCACCCCCGCCGTGGTCGGTGGCCGCCGGATCGCCGAGGTGCTCACCCTGCGCGACCGCACGGAGCTGTTCGACGCGATGCGCGAGCTCGACGGCCAGCGGAACCTGACCAACACGCTGCGGGCGCAGGCGCACGAGTTCAGCAACCAGCTGCACGTCGTCCAGGGGCTGATCGAGCTCGACCGGCCGGACGACGCGGTCGCCTTCATCGAGCGTCTCGGCGGGGGCCGGCTGCTCGGCGGCGCCCCGCTGACCGTCGTCGCCGATCCCGGCGTGAGCGCCCTCCTGCTGGCCAAGGCGGCGGTGGCCCGGGAGCAGGGCGTCCGGCTGGTGCTCGACTCCGGCAGCCGGCTGCCGGCCGAGCTCGGCGACGACGTCGTCACCGTGCTCGGCAACCTGGTCGACAACGCGATCGACGCCACCGGCTCCGGCGGGGAGGTGCACGTGCTCGTGCGCCAGGAGGACGACGGGACCGTGCTGGTGCAGGTGGACGACGACGGCCCCGGGGTCGCGCCCGCCGAGCGGTCCCGGGTGTTCGACGTGGGCGTGACGAGCAAGGGCCGGCCGGACGGCAACCACGGCCGCGGCATCGGGCTGGCCCTGGTCGCCCGCATCGCGACCCGCCGCAACGGGACGGCGACGGTCACCGACTCCCCCGCCGGCGGCGCCCGCGTCGTGGTGCGGCTGCCCCGCGCGGCGGAGGCCGCACCGGGCGCGCTGGTGGCTCCGTGA
- a CDS encoding response regulator, which translates to MSGAPVRVLVVDDDFAVASVHRGYVESLPGFEVVGEVHRGVQAVEAVRVLRPDLLLLDVYLPDISGIEVLRRIRSAPGPQPDVLAITAAREVETVRQAMAGGVVDYLVKPFSLATFRERLEVYRSHRAELLRRSAEDSGALEQSDVDRMLAGRRRAGGPGAVTDLPKGLSPRTLEAVARALRSDPTRDLSAGEVAERCGLARVSARRYLEHLERTGRAAVFPRYGGTGRPENGYRWVG; encoded by the coding sequence GTGAGCGGGGCGCCGGTGCGCGTCCTCGTGGTGGACGACGACTTCGCCGTCGCCTCGGTGCACCGCGGGTACGTGGAGTCCCTCCCGGGGTTCGAGGTGGTGGGCGAGGTGCACCGCGGGGTGCAGGCGGTGGAGGCCGTGCGCGTACTGCGGCCGGACCTGCTGCTCCTCGACGTCTACCTGCCCGACATCTCCGGCATCGAGGTGCTCCGGAGGATCCGGTCGGCACCGGGGCCGCAGCCCGACGTCCTGGCGATCACGGCGGCGCGGGAGGTCGAGACCGTCCGGCAGGCGATGGCCGGCGGCGTCGTCGACTACCTGGTCAAGCCGTTCTCCCTGGCCACGTTCCGGGAACGGCTGGAGGTCTACCGCTCCCACCGTGCCGAGCTCCTGCGGCGCAGCGCCGAGGACTCCGGGGCGCTGGAGCAGAGCGACGTGGACCGGATGCTGGCCGGCCGCCGCCGCGCCGGCGGCCCGGGGGCGGTCACCGACCTGCCGAAGGGGCTCTCCCCGCGCACGCTCGAGGCCGTGGCCCGCGCGCTGCGCAGCGACCCCACCCGGGACCTGTCCGCCGGCGAGGTGGCGGAACGCTGCGGCCTGGCCCGCGTCAGCGCCCGCCGGTACCTCGAGCACCTGGAGCGCACCGGCCGGGCCGCGGTCTTCCCGCGGTACGGCGGCACCGGGCGGCCGGAGAACGGCTACCGCTGGGTGGGATGA
- a CDS encoding SDR family NAD(P)-dependent oxidoreductase: MPIPEDSGRPLTALVTGASSGIGRATAVQLGERGARVVLVARGRESLEAAADEVRAAGATAVTVCPADVLDEDAVGAVVAATVAEHGRLDVVVHAAQVMAYGRIEDVPKEVYERVVDTSLHGTATVARHVLPVFRRQHAGHLVIVNSLLGNVTTPVLGSYAVAKWGQLALARVLQQETRDEPGISVSIVQPGGVNTPIYSQAASWAGTTGRPPPPAYSPQRVARRVLATLDSPRRVVQAGLLNPLITAGFRLLPGVYDVLVEPLLRRLALAADAPTGPTEGNVFRSNPDGNATEGRWRSI; the protein is encoded by the coding sequence GTGCCGATCCCCGAGGACAGCGGACGCCCGCTCACCGCCCTGGTCACCGGCGCCTCCAGCGGCATCGGGCGGGCCACGGCCGTCCAGCTGGGCGAGCGCGGTGCCCGGGTCGTCCTGGTCGCCCGCGGCCGGGAGTCGCTGGAGGCCGCGGCCGACGAGGTCCGGGCCGCCGGCGCGACCGCGGTCACCGTCTGCCCCGCCGACGTGCTCGACGAGGACGCCGTCGGCGCGGTCGTCGCCGCCACGGTCGCCGAGCACGGCCGGCTCGACGTCGTCGTCCACGCCGCGCAGGTGATGGCCTACGGGCGCATCGAGGACGTGCCGAAGGAGGTCTACGAGCGAGTCGTTGACACCTCGCTGCACGGCACCGCCACGGTGGCCCGGCACGTCCTCCCCGTGTTCCGTCGCCAGCACGCCGGGCACCTGGTCATCGTGAACTCGCTGCTCGGCAACGTCACCACCCCGGTGCTGGGCAGCTACGCCGTCGCGAAGTGGGGGCAGCTCGCGCTGGCGCGGGTGCTGCAGCAGGAGACCCGGGACGAGCCGGGCATCTCCGTCTCGATCGTGCAGCCGGGCGGCGTCAACACGCCCATCTACTCCCAGGCCGCCTCGTGGGCCGGCACCACCGGCCGGCCCCCACCGCCGGCGTACTCGCCGCAGCGGGTGGCCCGGCGGGTGCTCGCGACCCTCGACAGCCCGCGCCGCGTCGTGCAGGCGGGGCTGCTCAACCCGCTGATCACCGCCGGGTTCCGGCTGCTGCCCGGGGTCTACGACGTCCTCGTCGAGCCGCTGCTGCGGCGGCTCGCGCTCGCCGCCGACGCCCCGACCGGCCCGACGGAGGGCAACGTCTTCCGGTCCAACCCCGACGGCAACGCCACCGAGGGGCGCTGGCGCAGCATCTGA
- a CDS encoding DUF2277 domain-containing protein — MCRNIRPLANFEPPAAGDEIHAAALQYVRKISGTARPSRANAEAFERAVAEVAAASARLLDALVTTAPPKDRETEAARARVRSAARYGGPAAAG, encoded by the coding sequence ATGTGCCGGAACATCCGTCCACTGGCCAACTTCGAGCCGCCGGCGGCCGGCGACGAGATCCACGCCGCCGCGCTGCAGTACGTCCGCAAGATCAGCGGCACGGCCCGGCCGTCCCGGGCGAACGCCGAGGCGTTCGAGCGGGCGGTGGCCGAGGTCGCCGCCGCATCGGCCCGGCTGCTCGACGCCCTGGTCACCACCGCGCCGCCGAAGGACCGCGAGACCGAGGCGGCCAGGGCCCGCGTCCGGTCGGCGGCCAGGTACGGCGGTCCCGCGGCGGCCGGCTGA
- a CDS encoding PGPGW domain-containing protein — MGAPLSSAPQTAHPDRFRVAGNHAAEPARPGSPGDRGSTRCAHCTDGLGEPRPVEPGSFRDRVHRHHGVAVAYRVAVFTVGLLLVMLGIALTVLPGPLTIPPVLAGLWVWSTEFAWARRFFTTFRRKAVEAWRHARQHPASSVAVTLGGLAAAGVAFWAVGHFRLVDQATTALGL; from the coding sequence ATGGGAGCCCCCCTGTCCTCCGCCCCGCAGACCGCCCACCCGGACCGGTTCCGCGTCGCCGGCAACCACGCGGCCGAGCCCGCGCGACCCGGATCGCCCGGGGACCGCGGCAGCACCCGCTGCGCACACTGCACCGACGGGCTCGGCGAGCCGCGCCCGGTGGAGCCCGGCTCGTTCCGGGATCGGGTGCACCGCCACCACGGCGTGGCCGTCGCGTACCGGGTCGCCGTCTTCACGGTGGGGCTGTTGCTGGTGATGCTCGGCATCGCCCTCACCGTGCTGCCCGGCCCCCTCACCATCCCGCCGGTCCTGGCCGGGCTCTGGGTGTGGTCGACGGAGTTCGCCTGGGCACGGCGGTTCTTCACCACGTTCCGGCGCAAGGCCGTCGAGGCCTGGCGGCACGCGCGCCAGCACCCGGCGAGCTCCGTGGCGGTCACCCTCGGTGGGCTGGCCGCCGCCGGCGTCGCGTTCTGGGCCGTGGGCCACTTCCGGCTCGTCGACCAGGCGACGACCGCGCTCGGCCTCTGA
- a CDS encoding GNAT family N-acetyltransferase — protein sequence MTSARPLSPEPRLRRARFADLTPFEVYGLCRLRVDVFVVEQECPYPELDGRDVEPATEHLWFEAGGEVLATIRVLDDGATRAIGRVATAAHARGRGLAARLIEEGIGRCGGAPITLGAQAHLEPWYERFGFRRSGPGYVEDGIPHVPMRREPA from the coding sequence ATGACCTCCGCACGGCCGCTCTCCCCCGAACCCCGACTGCGCCGCGCCCGGTTCGCCGACCTCACGCCGTTCGAGGTCTACGGGCTGTGCCGGCTGCGGGTCGACGTGTTCGTCGTGGAGCAGGAGTGCCCCTACCCGGAGCTAGACGGCCGGGACGTGGAGCCGGCCACCGAGCACCTGTGGTTCGAGGCCGGCGGCGAGGTGCTGGCCACGATCCGCGTGCTCGACGACGGCGCCACCCGGGCGATCGGCCGGGTGGCGACCGCCGCGCACGCCCGGGGCCGCGGGCTGGCCGCCCGGCTCATCGAGGAGGGGATCGGCCGGTGCGGCGGGGCCCCGATCACCCTGGGCGCCCAGGCCCACCTGGAGCCCTGGTACGAGCGGTTCGGGTTCCGCAGGAGCGGACCCGGCTACGTCGAGGACGGCATCCCGCACGTGCCGATGCGCCGTGAACCCGCCTGA
- a CDS encoding glycosyltransferase family 39 protein, which yields MTTATELPPPAASPGVRDAVAPVRWSPVELLPAVLVALLGGWLLRPGHGLWFDELFTAEVARLPLGDILTAIATGEGTTSYLAGVPPSYNAPYYLVTHVWMSVPGLGGDTSLRVLSLLATAGGLALLTRALTRLAGRGTGVLAGLVLAANPLVLEQSVEARSYGLAVLATGATALGLVRWLQEPPRGLLLFGLAGAGMGLAHWYAVTVLAAFVVAAVLLRGRRALPVVLTGALAALPAVGFVSLAVLNGTGARNAEHLRDTDGELVALAAEAWAGGRTPLLHVALGLAVVGAFRATGARVVGVSWLVVPLLLLLAAELVRPVFLPRYLLAGLLGLGVLAAAGAMAMPRAARIPVAALLLGCSLLASAPLADRGPRERAEDVVAVLADVQQPGEPIVAADQRSATGLDHYVRTLAPRLRPDVVLPPDDAPAGEDRVWVVRRLLGGEPEPTDDDAVLRSAGLRIVDQYDFPASKTDLVLQLWSR from the coding sequence GTGACGACGGCGACGGAGCTGCCCCCGCCGGCCGCCTCCCCGGGCGTCCGGGACGCCGTGGCGCCGGTGCGCTGGTCGCCGGTGGAGCTGCTGCCCGCGGTGCTCGTCGCCCTCCTCGGCGGCTGGCTGCTCCGCCCCGGCCACGGGCTCTGGTTCGACGAGCTGTTCACCGCCGAGGTCGCCCGCCTGCCGCTGGGGGACATCCTCACCGCGATCGCCACCGGCGAGGGCACCACCAGCTACCTGGCCGGCGTGCCGCCGTCCTACAACGCCCCCTACTACCTGGTCACGCACGTCTGGATGTCCGTGCCGGGCCTGGGCGGGGACACCTCCCTCCGCGTCCTGTCCCTCCTGGCCACGGCAGGCGGGCTCGCGCTGCTCACCCGCGCGCTCACCCGCCTCGCGGGCCGGGGCACCGGGGTGCTGGCCGGGCTGGTGCTCGCCGCCAACCCGCTGGTGCTCGAGCAGTCCGTCGAGGCCCGGAGCTACGGGCTGGCCGTCCTGGCCACCGGGGCCACGGCGCTCGGACTGGTCCGCTGGCTGCAGGAGCCGCCGCGGGGCCTGCTGCTGTTCGGCCTGGCCGGAGCGGGCATGGGGCTGGCGCACTGGTACGCGGTCACCGTGCTCGCCGCCTTCGTCGTCGCCGCGGTGCTGCTCCGGGGACGGCGGGCCCTGCCCGTCGTGCTCACGGGGGCGCTGGCCGCCCTGCCGGCCGTGGGCTTCGTGAGCCTCGCCGTCCTGAACGGGACCGGCGCACGCAACGCCGAGCACCTGCGCGACACCGACGGCGAACTGGTCGCCCTCGCCGCCGAGGCCTGGGCCGGCGGCCGCACCCCGCTCCTCCACGTGGCGCTGGGGCTGGCCGTGGTGGGGGCCTTCCGCGCGACCGGCGCCCGGGTGGTCGGCGTCTCGTGGCTGGTCGTGCCGCTGCTGCTGCTGCTGGCCGCCGAGCTGGTGCGGCCGGTGTTCCTCCCCCGCTACCTGCTGGCCGGGCTGCTCGGCCTGGGCGTGCTGGCGGCGGCCGGCGCGATGGCGATGCCCCGGGCGGCCCGGATCCCGGTGGCGGCGCTCCTGCTGGGCTGCTCGCTGCTGGCCTCCGCGCCGCTGGCCGACCGCGGCCCGCGGGAACGGGCCGAGGACGTGGTGGCGGTGCTCGCCGACGTGCAGCAGCCCGGCGAGCCGATCGTCGCCGCCGACCAGCGGTCGGCCACCGGCCTGGACCACTACGTGCGCACCCTGGCCCCCCGCCTGCGCCCGGACGTCGTGCTGCCCCCGGACGACGCACCGGCGGGCGAGGACCGGGTCTGGGTGGTGCGCCGGCTCCTCGGCGGGGAGCCCGAGCCCACCGACGACGACGCCGTCCTCCGGAGCGCCGGCCTGCGGATCGTCGACCAGTACGACTTCCCGGCGAGCAAGACCGACCTGGTCCTCCAGCTCTGGAGCCGCTGA
- a CDS encoding glycosyltransferase — translation MAVVVPVYGNEATLPELADRLAAALTGREWRLRLVIDASPDDSAAVALALAARDARIAVTGLTVNVGQHAALACGLAAEPAADVWVCLDADLQDPPEAVPLLLDRLAAGDVEAVFAGRRGRYESPLRRLTGTLHRRLAGRLTGLPPDAGAFLAMRPAVRAAVVTAVQEHGAPSVVLAVGRSGRPVASVPVVRDRRPVGRSAWTARARLRQSLRSLTWAVRGRR, via the coding sequence TACGGCAACGAGGCGACCCTGCCCGAGCTCGCCGACCGGCTGGCCGCCGCGCTGACCGGCCGCGAGTGGCGGCTGCGGCTGGTCATCGACGCCTCGCCGGACGACAGCGCGGCCGTGGCGCTCGCCCTCGCCGCCCGGGATGCCCGGATCGCGGTCACCGGGCTGACGGTCAACGTCGGGCAGCACGCCGCACTGGCCTGCGGGCTGGCCGCGGAGCCCGCCGCCGACGTCTGGGTGTGCCTGGATGCCGACCTGCAGGACCCGCCGGAGGCGGTGCCGCTGCTCCTCGACCGGCTGGCCGCCGGCGACGTGGAGGCCGTGTTCGCCGGGCGGCGCGGGCGCTACGAGTCCCCGCTGCGGCGGCTCACCGGCACGCTGCACCGGCGCCTGGCCGGCCGGCTGACCGGGCTGCCGCCGGACGCCGGGGCCTTCCTGGCCATGAGGCCCGCGGTGCGCGCCGCCGTCGTGACCGCCGTGCAGGAACACGGCGCGCCGAGCGTGGTCCTCGCCGTCGGCCGGTCCGGCCGGCCGGTGGCCAGCGTGCCCGTCGTGCGGGACCGGCGTCCGGTGGGCCGCTCGGCCTGGACGGCGAGGGCGCGGCTGCGGCAGTCGCTCCGGTCGCTGACCTGGGCGGTGCGCGGCCGCCGCTGA